The following coding sequences lie in one Monomorium pharaonis isolate MP-MQ-018 chromosome 1, ASM1337386v2, whole genome shotgun sequence genomic window:
- the LOC118646654 gene encoding uncharacterized protein LOC118646654 — translation MGQDRRPVIRTFERGYRISFPERWEWNGSKGPVPRDGDVWFTDGSKTNAGSGAGLYCQRDRARIVVPLGEHATGFQAEVLAIMRCAQNLLESDRVGRRIRICSDSQAALKALEGPRINSRLVWDCKCVLDELAEKNDVGLVWVPGHAGIKGNEMADLLAKEAAETRLLGPEPAVGISFCLGRGRIRGWLRDQHLEHWKEETKSKCRQARAMLGECPSEDLAKSIRSLGRRDARLATQLLTGHGDLNYHLHKLGRSDTPSCRLCGEEEETSLHILGNCPALVGPRTRLLGSGFLEPNQVRQLPVGDLLRFWKEAGPR, via the coding sequence ATGGGACAGGATAGGAGACCGGTGATTCGTACCTTCGAAAGAGGGTACAGGATAAGCTTCCCCGAGCGCTGGGAGTGGAACGGCTCTAAGGGACCGGTTCCTCGGGACGGGGACGTCTGGTTCACGGATGGCTCCAAAACGAATGCGGGCTCTGGAGCTGGTCTTTACTGTCAGCGCGACCGGGCAAGAATCGTCGTTCCGCTTGGCGAGCATGCTACGGGTTTCCAGGCGGAGGTGTTAGCCATCATGAGATGTGCCCAGAACCTATTAGAGTCTGATAGGGTGGGAAGGCGCATCCGGATTTGCTCGGACAGTCAGGCGGCACTTAAGGCGCTTGAGGGTCCAAGAATTAACTCGCGACTGGTCTGGGACTGCAAGTGCGTACTGGATGAGTTGGCGGAGAAGAATGATGTCGGCCTAGTATGGGTCCCTGGGCACGCAGGGATCAAGGGCAACGAAATGGCGGACCTGCTTGCTAAGGAGGCGGCCGAAACAAGGCTGTTGGGACCTGAACCGGCTGTTGGGATCTCTTTCTGCCTAGGCAGGGGGAGAATCAGGGGCTGGCTCCGGGACCAGCATCTTGAACACTGGAAGGAAGAAACAAAGAGCAAATGCAGACAGGCTAGGGCCATGCTAGGGGAATGCCCTAGCGAGGACCTGGCCAAGAGCATAAGATCTCTAGGTAGGAGAGACGCCAGGCTCGCGACACAACTGCTCACGGGCCATGGGGATCTCAATTATCACCTGCACAAATTGGGCCGTAGTGATACGCCCAGCTGTAGGTTGTGCGGTGAAGAGGAGGAAACTAGCCTCCACATTCTTGGGAATTGCCCAGCACTGGTCGGACCAAGAACACGCCTGCTGGGCTCAGGTTTTCTAGAACCGAACCAGGTGAGGCAGCTGCCTGTGGGGGATTTGCTCCGCTTTTGGAAGGAAGCGGGGCCCCGCTAG
- the LOC118646653 gene encoding uncharacterized protein LOC118646653 has product MGYIFNPIKRLKNIGIPNESEDENDENDENDENDENDENDENEHDNYEYTVDNEDEELRGPQNRNLLNVELSTHDIDKCCLLQTRKSFLSHYFDSVSVGDYFQIGPYFLPAHLNGQIYAEFLENQLPILLEDVPLDERESMIFQHDGAPAHFFRRVRQILDRRFPDRWMGRGGPITWPARSPDLNILDYFVWGHIKAQVENVRDGTEAQVREAIIAAFNTITPDMVHRATQQIIRRAELCLQARGRHFEQLLH; this is encoded by the exons ATGGGGTACATTTTTAACCCGATAAaacgtttgaaaaatataggtATACCTAATGAATCTGAAGATGAAAATGATGAAAACGATGAAAATGATGAAAACGATGAAAATGATGAAAACGATGAAAATGAGCACGACAATTACGAATACACTGTTGATAATGAAGATGAAGAGCTTCGTGGTCCTCAAAATAGAAATTTGCTAAATGTCGAACTATCTACTCACGACATTGATAAATGTTGTC ttttgcaaactaGGAAATCTTTTCTATCGCATTATTTCGATAGCGTTTCTGTTGGCGATTATTTTCAGATTGGTCCATATTTTTTACCGGCACACCTCAATGGTCAAATATACGCCGAATTCCTAGAGAATCAATTACCAATTCTACTAGAAGACGTTCCTCTCGACGAACGGGAATCTATGATATTCCAGCATGATGGGGCACCCGCGCATTTCTTTCGTAGAGTAAGACAAATTTTAGACAGGCGTTTTCCGGACAGGTGGATGGGTCGAGGTGGCCCAATCACTTGGCCGGCACGGTCACCCGACTTAAATATATTAGACTATTTTGTTTGGGGACACATAAAAGCACAAGTCGAAAATGTGCGTGATGGTACTGAAGCTCAGGTTCGCGAAGCAATCATAGCGGCCTTCAATACCATCACGCCGGACATGGTGCACCGTGCGACGCAACAGATAATTCGAAGAGCCGAACTCTGCTTACAGGCACGAGGGAGGCACTTCGAACAGTTATTGCATTAA
- the LOC118645043 gene encoding uncharacterized protein LOC118645043, protein MLKRKGLKKTCMRKHVKKTKPASDGKIMTTLHIPQDLVTDTNILKILPINKKKALNCAFINPDSNVQNSSRNTYNFNKSRVLNDKTNIQNPHTNRQIQEVGM, encoded by the exons atgttaaaaagaaaaggtCTCAAAAAAACATGCATGAGaaaacatgttaaaaaaacTA AACCAGCTAGTGATGGCAAAATAATGACAACTCTTCATATACCTCAAGATTTAGTAACAGACACTAATATATTGAAGATTCTAcctattaataagaaaaaagcatTAAATTGTGCGTTCATAAATCCGGATAGCAATGTACAAAACTCTTCAAGgaatacttataattttaacaaaagcagagtgttaaatgataaaacaaatattcaaAATCCGCATACAAATCGACAAATTCAAGAAGTAGGTATGTAA
- the LOC118646656 gene encoding uncharacterized protein LOC118646656, whose translation MANKDPHHWIQKLTEEQARQHLEERGLDVRGILPVLRARLTRYEEAILRGATPSGTPDPLEVVSDPFEDLGAVGPGPSVPSFTISDFGTGNRVVRSPPLEQGTAKGEPEETGARKREYDYTLPPRADPGPPYAGRRAPRNSAADAYHLMRKWNLHFSGKRNSDAEAFLTRIKEARSILLVTDADLFKCLPSFMTDYALYWVRLESENWRDWQDFEDAWRARFGDPDYHYALREEILRRTQGEHETAADYLTSLRTLLAKVSPPWPLPEQLNFAYRNMLPRLQIAISRRDFTCFRSLELQATRIERNFAAEKNYRPPLLPEQSLFPDLAYHPPKGKARTQGTVAAVNVAHAGGHKGKKRVSNTPTVAAASPTTVNPPATENDTASAANIKCWNYLPIMLGKRERESVGRVPATPSQENETQTTNKDTEALGCSYGTFENAPLPPLRYFNIKIRGHTLAALVDSGSNRTLLGREGIQIVRALGLSTEPERSVQIRTANGQIATIRERVKLPIKLEGKDTVITAGLLPDLAVPCILGLDFLSKVRVGLDFAKDEWYFSEIPNIRYRFDTEEACRACSGLAELTGDQQERLDFFLQTLPEPSENPGVTELIEHKIDVGNTSPIKQRCYLVSPKVQEAIRAEVDKMLNAGIIEPSYSEWSSPIVMVKKPNGKYRFCLDFRKVNSVSKKDAYPLPNMTGILDKLRSARYISTIDLSQAYFQIPLAKESREVTAFSVPGKGLYHFTRMPYGLTGAPATFQRLLDRLIGPEMEPFAFAYLDDIVIVTPTFDEHVAWLRRVLEKIKSAGLTVNPDKCEFCRSQVRYLGFIVQQEGLTVDPEKTRPILEYPEPRNIKQLRRFLGMSSWYRKFIPQFATLSQPLTSLLKKGRRWEWGEIEDRAFEHIREHLVRAPTLACPNFELPFMLQTDASSVGLGAVLTQNIEGTERVIAFASRVLSDPEKKYTVTEQECLAVVWAIQKFRPYLEGYKFTVVTDHSSLRWLHNLKNPTGRLARWALELLEYDYVVEHRKGALHHVPDALSRMFEGENEIVVNAVMDVVDCEDTRDEWYRKRFKEVVTDPKRYGHWKVVDKQLYFLRARPVISDIVEDLDR comes from the exons ATGGCGAATAAAGATCCGCATCACTGGATACAGAAATTGACTGAGGAGCAGGCGCGACAGCATTTAGAGGAACGAGGACTCGATGTCCGCGGAATATTACCGGTCCTCCGAGCGCGATTGACGCGATATGAGGAGGCGATCCTCAGGGGGGCAACCCCCTCAGGGACCCCCGACCCTCTAGAGGTCGTGAGCGATCCATTCGAGGATCTGGGAGCCGTGGGGCCAGGGCCCAGCGTTCCGTCATTCACAATTAGCGATTTTGGTACCGGAAACCGCGTAGTGCGGTCCCCGCCGTTGGAGCAGGGGACCGCAAAGGGGGAGCCCGAAGAAACGGGGGCAAGGAAGCGGGAATACGATTATACGCTTCCCCCGCGTGCAGATCCCGGTCCGCCGTATGCCGGCCGACGCGCTCCGCGCAACTCGGCCGCAGACGCCTATCACTTAATGAGGAAGTGGAATCTCCACTTCTCGGGAAAGCGGAATAGCGACGCGGAAGCTTTTTTAACGCGCATCAAGGAGGCTCGCTCCATTCTTCTGGTTACCGATGCCGATCTCTTTAAGTGCTTACCGTCATTTATGACAGATTACGCCTTGTATTGGGTTCGTTTAGAGAGCGAGAATTGGCGAGATTGGCAGGATTTCGAGGACGCTTGGCGCGCACGCTTTGGTGATCCGGACTATCACTACGCTCTTCGGGAGGAAATATTGCGGCGAACGCAGGGCGAACATGAAACTGCCGCGGATTATTTAACTAGCTTACGAACGTTACTTGCGAAAGTAAGTCCTCCTTGGCCGTTACCGGAGCAGTTAAACTTTGCTTACCGTAACATGTTACCGCGCTTACAGATAGCGATCTCGCGACGCGACTTTACGTGTTTCCGCTCCCTAGAGCTACAGGCGACGCGAATCGAACGTAATTTCGCCGCGGAAAAGAATTACCGACCCCCCCTCCTACCGGAACAGTCGCTCTTTCCGGACTTAGCATACCATCCACCAAAGGGCAAAGCACGAACCCAGGGGACCGTCGCCGCGGTAAACGTGGCCCATGCGGGCGGCCATAAGGGAAAGAAGCGAGTCAGCAATACGCCCACAGTCGCCGCCGCGAGTCCTACAACGGTTAACCCCCCTGCTACCGAAAATGATACCGCATCGGCCGCCAATATCAAATGTTGGAATT ACCTGCCCATCATGCTCGGGAAACGCGAGCGGGAGTCAGTAGGGCGGGTACCTGCGACTCCAAGCCAGGAAAACGAGACCCAAACTACGAATAAAGATACCGAAGCGTTAGGCTGCTCGTACGGCACATTCGAAAACGCACCGTTACCGCCCCtccgttattttaatattaaaatacgtgGTCACACTCTTGCGGCGCTAGTCGATTCCGGATCAAATAGGACCCTCCTCGGTCGTGAGGGAATACAAATCGTAAGGGCTTTAGGTCTCTCCACGGAACCGGAGAGGAGCGTACAGATACGTACAGCCAATGGACAGATAGCTACGATCCGCGAAAGAGTTAAGTTACCGATAAAACTGGAGGGAAAAGATACCGTGATTACCGCCGGATTGTTACCGGATTTGGCAGTGCCGTGTATTCTCGGGTTAGATTTTCTGTCGAAAGTTAGGGTGGGATTGGATTTTGCCAAGGACGAGTggtatttttctgaaataccGAACATACGTTACCGCTTTGATACCGAAGAGGCTTGTCGCGCGTGTTCCGGATTAGCGGAATTGACGGGGGACCAGCAGGAACGgctagatttttttttacaaacgttACCGGAGCCGTCGGAGAACCCGGGAGTTACCGAATTAATAGAGCATAAAATAGATGTAGGGAACACGTCGCCGATTAAACAACGATGTTACCTTGTCTCGCCGAAAGTTCAGGAAGCCATTCGGGCCGAAGTAGATAAAATGCTTAATGCAGGAATAATAGAACCATCGTACAGCGAGTGGTCAAGCCCAATAGTAATGGTGAAGAAACCGAACGGGAAATATCGATTCTGCCTAGACTTTAGGAAAGTAAATAGCGTATCGAAAAAAGACGCGTATCCGTTACCGAATATGACCGGCATCCTCGATAAATTACGATCGGCGCGATATATATCAACCATTGACTTAAGTCAGGCATACTTTCAGATACCGCTAGCAAAAGAGAGTCGTGAAGTTACCGCCTTTAGTGTTCCCGGAAAGGGATTGTACCATTTTACCCGCATGCCGTACGGACTTACGGGGGCCCCGGCAACCTTCCAAAGGTTACTCGACCGCCTGATCGGCCCGGAGATGGAACCGTTTGCGTTCGCATATTTAGACGACATAGTGATAGTCACCCCGACATTCGACGAGCACGTAGCGTGGCTGCGGCGGGTATTAGAGAAAATCAAGTCCGCAGGGTTAACGGTCAATCCCGATAAATGCGAATTTTGCAGATCGCAAGTGAGATACCTCGGATTTATTGTACAGCAGGAAGGGCTAACTGTGGATCCCGAAAAGACACGCCCTATCCTAGAGTATCCGGAACCGCGTAACATAAAACAATTGCGACGATTTTTGGGCATGTCCTCTTGGTACCGTAAATTTATTCCGCAGTTCGCGACACTCAGTCAGCCCCTAACTAGCCTTTTGAAAAAAGGCAGGCGCTGGGAGTGGGGGGAAATTGAAGATCGCGCGTTCGAACACATTCGCGAACATCTAGTAAGGGCCCCGACACTCGCCTGTCCGAATTTTGAGTTACCGTTTATGCTGCAAACAGACGCAAGTTCAGTTGGTTTAGGAGCCGTATTGACACAGAATATTGAGGGTACCGAGCGAGTTATCGCGTTTGCTAGTCGCGTATTATCCGATCCCGAAAAGAAATACACAGTTACCGAACAAGAATGTTTAGCCGTGGTATGGGCAATACAGAAATTTAGACCTTACTTAGAGGGATACAAATTTACCGTTGTTACCGATCATAGTAGTTTGCGATGGTTACATAACCTTAAGAACCCGACCGGCAGATTAGCGAGATGGGCTCTCGAATTATTGGAATATGATTACGTGGTAGAACACCGAAAGGGTGCACTTCATCACGTGCCGGACGCGTTGTCGCGCATGTTCGAGGGCGAGAACGAAATCGTCGTAAACGCGGTCATGGACGTGGTGGACTGCGAGGACACGCGTGACGAGTGGTACCgtaaaagatttaaagaagTTGTTACCGACCCCAAGCGATATGGGCATTGGAAAGTTGtggataaacaattatattttctgagGGCACGACCAGTGATTTCCGATATAGTAGAAGATCTTGATAGGTAG
- the LOC105840755 gene encoding uncharacterized protein LOC105840755 translates to MDKKKRSGNITEEQKSLLIEFMKVHPQLVSGKFSKTFIYDNAAKLWQDVTEILNACNRAEKNWKLWRKCWQDYRSRSKTKQAEINTERHKTGGGTQYSAVLTPSEEQVLELIPSSLSKGHTDVLESCTDMIFGVEDELNDSSLSGTEEIEFLDDDYNAIQAYEATQATSATQATTEKLNINYKNENFENYDPSLLTKSKHSSSRQKIKVVKDSTHIIAKAAENTYLLKKKYYEEVLRCKKRMAKAHERMATVAEKCATDNCKIM, encoded by the exons AtggataaaaagaaaagaagtgGTAATATAACCGAAGAGCAAAAATCTTTGCTCATTGAATTTATGAAAGTTCATCCACAATTAGTATCGGGAAAgttttctaaaacttttatatacgaTAATGCTGCAAAGTTATGGCAAGACGTGACTGAAATTTTGAATGCTTGCAACAGAGCCGagaaaaattggaaattatGGCGCAAg tGCTGGCAAGATTATCGCTCTCGCAGTAAAACGAAGCAAGCAGAAATAAATACGGAACGACATAAAACTGGAGGTGGGACACAATATAGTGCAGTTCTTACACCAAGTGAAGAACAAGTATTAGAATTAATTCCATCGTCATTAAGTAAGGGCCATACAGATGTTTTGGAGTCATGTACAGACATGATTTTTGGCGTAGAg gaTGAGTTGAATGACTCGTCATTGTCTGGAACAGAAGAAATAGAATTCCTTGATGACGACTATAATGCCATTCAAGCTTATGAAGCTACACAGGCTACTTCTGCTACACAGGCAACCaccgaaaaattaaatattaattataagaatgagaatttcgaaaattacGATCCATCTTTGCTTACAAAGTCAAAACATTCATCTTCAAGGCAAAAGATAAAAGTAGTAAAAGATTCCACACATATTATAGCCAAAGCTGCAGAAAACACatatcttttaaagaaaaaatattacgaagAGGTCTTACGATGTAAAAAAAGGATGGCCAAAGCTCACGAACGAATGGCAACAGTTGCAGAGAAATGTGCAACAGATAACTGCAAAATAATGTGA